The Pseudomonas fluorescens genome includes a window with the following:
- a CDS encoding methyl-accepting chemotaxis protein, producing the protein MNEAAGRQREAVELVSTAFNEMVATANEVARSCSGAAESAENGHRRVAEGKQQIEITTDNVNRLGRRLTESSQSMTELEAGSRSINQILGTIRAIAEQTNLLALNAAIEAARAGDQGRGFAVVADEVRALAKRTSDSTGEIEQLLGALGSKTQEVMGKMGSCLELSHASVSSIESTRDSFEGIQLSVNEIRDQNLQISAAAEEQHSVAEEINRHIQQIYDEARLVESLANSAQDDSGKLSSLSDELNGLVGRFKS; encoded by the coding sequence ATGAACGAGGCCGCCGGGAGACAGCGCGAAGCGGTGGAGTTGGTGTCGACCGCGTTCAACGAGATGGTCGCAACCGCCAATGAGGTGGCCCGTTCATGCAGCGGCGCAGCAGAGTCCGCCGAGAATGGACATCGCCGCGTGGCGGAGGGCAAGCAGCAGATCGAGATCACCACGGACAACGTGAATCGCCTGGGACGCCGTCTGACCGAGTCGTCGCAGTCCATGACAGAGCTCGAAGCCGGCAGTCGCAGCATCAACCAGATCCTTGGCACCATTCGCGCCATTGCCGAGCAAACCAATCTGCTGGCCCTGAACGCAGCCATTGAAGCCGCCAGGGCGGGCGATCAAGGCCGAGGATTTGCAGTGGTGGCAGATGAAGTCAGAGCACTGGCCAAGCGCACATCCGATTCGACCGGCGAAATCGAGCAACTGCTCGGCGCACTAGGCAGCAAGACCCAGGAGGTCATGGGCAAAATGGGTAGCTGCCTGGAGCTCTCGCACGCCAGCGTATCGTCCATCGAGAGCACTCGAGACAGCTTTGAAGGCATCCAATTGTCGGTCAATGAAATAAGGGATCAAAACCTGCAGATATCCGCCGCTGCTGAAGAGCAGCATAGCGTGGCCGAAGAGATCAATCGGCATATCCAGCAGATTTATGACGAGGCTCGGCTGGTGGAGAGCTTGGCCAACTCTGCACAAGATGACTCCGGCAAGTTGTCGAGTCTGTCAGATGAACTGAACGGTCTGGTGGGGCGCTTCAAATCGTGA
- a CDS encoding IclR family transcriptional regulator, which translates to MRSVQRILAVFESFSSDRSSLTLQDIADRIELPKSTTFRIVQSLEKAGYLVRLEQQYCLSFRFTRLAGLVKSTLGIREIARPVLQELAEQTEETVSIHAVSDRNRVCLDSVTTSSAPLRAVVQAGEQIPLLVGSASKVLMAYMPKAQLTPLVKNVAKATKRTNGAVLEEFAMIREQGYAVSHGERLLGISAISVPIKDVNQEVHYCLSVGAPTVRMNMNEKEFIELAIKGAEVISRQFGGEVALPAPTSD; encoded by the coding sequence ATGCGCTCTGTGCAACGTATCTTGGCAGTTTTCGAAAGCTTTAGTTCAGACCGCAGCAGCCTTACGCTTCAAGACATTGCAGACCGTATCGAGCTACCGAAGTCGACGACGTTTCGTATTGTCCAGAGTCTTGAAAAGGCTGGCTACCTGGTACGTCTCGAGCAGCAATATTGCTTGTCCTTCCGGTTCACGCGCTTGGCTGGCCTGGTAAAAAGTACCCTGGGTATTCGTGAGATCGCTCGACCCGTATTGCAAGAACTCGCTGAGCAGACTGAAGAAACAGTCTCCATTCATGCGGTGAGTGATCGCAATCGAGTCTGTCTCGACTCGGTCACTACCAGCTCGGCACCGTTGCGCGCGGTGGTCCAGGCGGGTGAACAGATTCCCTTGTTGGTAGGGTCTGCTTCAAAGGTCTTGATGGCCTATATGCCCAAAGCCCAGCTCACCCCGTTAGTCAAAAATGTTGCCAAAGCGACGAAGCGCACCAATGGCGCGGTGCTTGAAGAGTTCGCCATGATCCGGGAGCAGGGTTATGCCGTTTCCCATGGCGAACGGCTGTTAGGCATCTCGGCGATCTCGGTACCCATCAAGGACGTCAATCAAGAAGTGCACTATTGCTTGTCGGTGGGGGCACCGACTGTCCGAATGAACATGAATGAAAAGGAGTTTATCGAATTGGCGATCAAGGGTGCCGAAGTCATATCGCGACAATTCGGTGGAGAGGTGGCCTTGCCCGCCCCTACATCCGACTGA
- a CDS encoding LysR family transcriptional regulator gives MELRQLRYFVRVVECGSMGRAALELDVVTSALSQQISRLENELSVRLLLRKKSGVQPTSAGLAFWHRAQLVLRNAEDAAHAARTGRFAGHVTVGLAPSTSGVVALPFMEAMRERYPDISLRIVEALSGNLERMLSARQIDLAILFGADHGRRFSTQPLVNERLFAISAADFSLVRKSESLSISELSNVPLILPGSTHGLRALINNAFEREGCTMNVIAEIDGLAILMDAVGAGLGMTVQPSAALARHDKDRFDTVPISEFNFTRLNQVASLSDDELSPAGLAARVVLADVVRTLVSDKRWLGTQLVTVPD, from the coding sequence ATGGAACTGCGTCAACTGCGCTACTTTGTCCGGGTAGTTGAGTGTGGAAGCATGGGGCGAGCAGCGCTTGAACTCGATGTTGTCACCTCGGCCCTCAGTCAACAAATCAGTCGACTGGAGAATGAACTGTCCGTTCGGTTGCTGCTAAGAAAGAAGAGCGGCGTGCAGCCCACCAGCGCCGGATTGGCATTCTGGCATCGAGCACAACTGGTATTGCGCAACGCAGAGGATGCGGCCCACGCGGCCCGGACTGGACGGTTCGCCGGGCATGTCACGGTGGGATTGGCTCCATCCACCTCAGGCGTCGTTGCACTGCCGTTCATGGAGGCGATGCGAGAGCGATACCCGGATATTTCCCTTCGTATTGTCGAGGCGTTATCGGGCAACCTGGAGCGGATGCTGAGTGCTAGACAGATCGATCTTGCGATATTGTTTGGCGCTGATCATGGGCGCAGATTCAGCACTCAACCGCTGGTAAATGAACGTCTTTTCGCTATTTCCGCAGCTGACTTTTCCCTGGTCCGCAAGAGTGAATCGCTGTCAATCAGTGAGCTTTCCAACGTCCCCCTTATATTGCCCGGCAGTACGCACGGCCTCAGGGCGCTGATAAACAATGCTTTTGAAAGAGAAGGCTGCACGATGAACGTCATCGCGGAAATCGACGGGCTTGCGATACTCATGGACGCGGTGGGGGCGGGCTTGGGGATGACGGTGCAACCTAGCGCGGCACTTGCAAGGCATGATAAAGACCGTTTCGATACGGTACCCATTTCCGAGTTCAATTTTACCCGCTTGAATCAAGTCGCCAGTTTGTCGGACGATGAGTTGTCGCCGGCGGGTTTGGCAGCACGTGTTGTTTTGGCTGACGTCGTTCGTACGTTGGTTTCGGATAAACGTTGGCTGGGCACGCAGCTGGTAACGGTGCCCGACTGA
- a CDS encoding enoyl-CoA hydratase/isomerase family protein: MSDLEVSTVGRVMVAKLNRPEKKNALSESMLDSLRTALLAADENDDIGCFVITGAGDAFCSGGDLGRRAAESAEGDPTPLERKIRLQKVTHQVALAIENFEKPLIAAVNGAAVGAGMDLSLQCDMRFASESARFAEAYIRVGLIPGNGGCYLLPRIVGTAKALELLWTGDFVSAEEALALGIVNRVFSDDELMQQTLDFATRLADGPPIQQRSIKKLLYQSLRTDLRTSLESVAAQMAVVQSTDDYKEAIKAYKEKRKPRFIGK; encoded by the coding sequence ATGTCTGATCTAGAAGTCAGTACCGTTGGCCGGGTGATGGTAGCCAAGCTAAACCGGCCCGAAAAAAAGAACGCCTTGAGCGAGAGCATGCTGGATTCGCTTCGCACTGCATTGCTGGCTGCCGATGAAAATGATGACATCGGTTGTTTCGTCATTACCGGTGCCGGTGATGCATTCTGCTCCGGAGGCGACCTGGGCCGTCGGGCCGCCGAAAGCGCAGAGGGGGATCCAACGCCGCTCGAGCGTAAAATCAGATTGCAAAAAGTCACCCACCAGGTGGCATTAGCGATCGAGAACTTTGAAAAGCCACTCATCGCGGCGGTAAACGGCGCGGCGGTGGGGGCGGGCATGGATCTTTCGTTGCAGTGTGATATGCGTTTCGCATCAGAGTCGGCTCGATTTGCTGAGGCTTATATTCGTGTTGGCCTGATCCCTGGAAATGGTGGCTGCTATTTGCTGCCGCGCATAGTCGGTACCGCGAAAGCCCTGGAATTATTATGGACGGGCGATTTCGTCAGTGCTGAGGAGGCGTTGGCATTAGGCATCGTCAACCGAGTATTCAGTGATGACGAACTCATGCAGCAAACGCTGGATTTTGCTACACGCCTGGCGGATGGCCCTCCCATCCAGCAACGCAGCATAAAGAAGCTGCTATACCAATCGCTGCGGACTGATTTGCGGACGAGCTTGGAGTCGGTGGCTGCGCAGATGGCCGTGGTGCAATCCACGGATGATTACAAGGAGGCCATCAAAGCTTACAAGGAAAAAAGGAAACCGCGTTTTATCGGCAAATAG
- a CDS encoding enoyl-CoA hydratase/isomerase family protein, producing MDELASELTVERHESLLWITLNRAAKANAMTVDMMERMTAALQAATDDPQINAVMLTGTGERVFCAGVDIREQPADGDTARQRERRSLALAALQDAVMDCPKPVVTVLNGTATGGGAMLALLADACVAVDTAKLSLPEIDLGIATFSGANILEVIGGRALALDLIQSGRAMKATEALARGLVREVALRDELHLKASALGQALGAKNPRTFAENKRWLNRSLRAALLQARDEHARHRALAQAEQ from the coding sequence GTGGATGAACTAGCCAGCGAGTTGACGGTTGAGCGACATGAGTCGCTCCTGTGGATCACTCTTAATCGTGCCGCCAAGGCGAATGCGATGACGGTGGATATGATGGAGCGTATGACGGCTGCACTGCAGGCGGCCACTGATGACCCGCAGATAAACGCGGTGATGTTGACCGGGACTGGTGAGCGCGTGTTCTGCGCAGGGGTCGATATTCGTGAACAACCGGCGGACGGTGATACGGCACGCCAGCGTGAACGAAGGTCGTTGGCGTTGGCGGCGCTACAGGACGCCGTGATGGACTGCCCCAAGCCAGTTGTCACAGTGCTCAATGGTACCGCGACGGGAGGTGGCGCGATGCTTGCGCTCTTGGCGGATGCCTGTGTCGCCGTCGATACCGCGAAACTGTCGCTGCCCGAAATTGATTTGGGTATCGCCACCTTCTCGGGTGCAAACATTTTAGAGGTCATCGGCGGACGCGCTTTGGCGCTTGATCTGATTCAGAGTGGCAGGGCGATGAAGGCTACCGAAGCATTGGCGAGAGGGCTGGTCCGCGAGGTAGCCCTGCGAGACGAACTCCATTTGAAAGCTTCGGCGCTGGGGCAGGCGTTGGGGGCAAAGAACCCGCGCACGTTTGCCGAAAACAAGCGGTGGCTCAATCGTTCGCTGAGAGCTGCATTGTTGCAGGCTCGGGACGAGCATGCACGACACCGTGCACTGGCTCAGGCCGAGCAATAG
- a CDS encoding CDP-6-deoxy-delta-3,4-glucoseen reductase: MNDSLSATLTHRVNVKPIDRTFEVQQDDTILAAALKSGCQLPYSCQNGICGTCRAKVLDGVVDHAESSMAILSNEDRQQGYALLCQAKALTALTIACEVVEATQDIPIRRLVSRVDRLERLAEDVMRIRLRLPAKESFRFLPGQYINVVMPGGIRRSLSLANVPDDNVLELHLRNYGGPFSQHVFNVMKENDLVRLEGPLGTFFVREDSNKPMVFVASGTGFAPIKAMIERELEKASSREITLYWGGRRASDLYLSSVAEAWTKSHNVTFIPVLSEAHPDDLWEGRVGFVHRAVMEDYEDLSQHQVYACGAPVVVQSARQDFVALRNLPEEEFFADMFVSGQKTPQ; encoded by the coding sequence ATGAATGACAGCCTGTCCGCCACATTGACGCATCGGGTCAATGTGAAGCCTATCGACCGCACGTTCGAGGTGCAGCAAGACGATACGATACTTGCTGCCGCCCTCAAAAGCGGGTGTCAACTGCCCTACAGTTGTCAAAATGGCATCTGCGGAACCTGTCGGGCCAAAGTACTCGACGGGGTGGTCGATCATGCGGAGTCCAGCATGGCGATACTTTCCAACGAGGACCGGCAGCAGGGATACGCGCTCCTGTGCCAGGCAAAGGCTTTAACCGCATTGACGATCGCCTGCGAGGTGGTGGAAGCAACACAAGACATCCCTATTCGTCGGCTTGTTTCCCGTGTCGATCGTCTCGAGCGCCTGGCCGAGGATGTGATGAGAATTCGCCTGCGCCTTCCTGCCAAGGAGTCTTTCAGGTTTTTGCCTGGGCAATACATCAACGTGGTGATGCCAGGCGGTATTCGTCGCAGTTTGTCGCTGGCAAATGTGCCCGACGACAACGTGTTGGAATTGCATCTCAGGAATTACGGTGGCCCGTTTAGCCAACACGTTTTCAATGTCATGAAAGAAAACGACCTGGTGCGCCTTGAAGGCCCGCTAGGTACTTTTTTTGTGCGTGAAGACAGTAACAAACCAATGGTCTTCGTTGCCAGCGGCACAGGGTTCGCACCGATCAAAGCCATGATTGAGCGCGAACTTGAAAAAGCATCGAGTCGTGAAATAACGCTCTATTGGGGCGGGCGAAGGGCCTCGGATCTGTATTTGAGTTCCGTTGCCGAGGCTTGGACGAAAAGTCACAACGTCACGTTCATACCTGTCCTGTCAGAAGCGCACCCCGACGACCTATGGGAAGGTCGGGTCGGCTTTGTTCACCGTGCAGTCATGGAAGATTACGAGGATCTTTCCCAGCATCAGGTCTATGCCTGTGGAGCGCCCGTCGTCGTGCAATCGGCAAGGCAGGATTTTGTGGCCTTACGCAACCTCCCCGAGGAAGAGTTTTTCGCGGACATGTTTGTGTCGGGACAAAAGACTCCCCAGTAG